One Solanum lycopersicum chromosome 4, SLM_r2.1 DNA window includes the following coding sequences:
- the LOC104645322 gene encoding uncharacterized protein isoform X5, whose amino-acid sequence MDLQPLSGVMNDQISSNKRSKKSSNTTPSTRRTWIPEEEQTLLEGLKELCANGWRGDNGTFRPGHLMELERYIHKHHPRSGLKGEPHIKNKIRYWKRCYGSITLLKTRSGLGFQYSDGTIIVDDPKHWIDFIKIDPQAGKMNAKKWPMFEDWEEIFGKDRATGEFAEAPLDATEEIQKSQAPQHSNDMSLGFPIDVDLDDDEEEEENVYHSSKVGTEEAENATGQGEFATTEDFTEPSSFTRAENVTDLAYLMKEKMLLVLKMNMLDPEKVINKVSIQKDHLLMLTRKRKARKGKK is encoded by the exons ATGGATCTTCAACCATTATCag GCGTAATGAATGATCAAATATCATCAAATAAGAGATCAAAAAAATCAAGCAACACAACACCTTCAACACGAAGGACATGGATTCCAGAAGAAGAACAAACTCTTTTAGAAGGACTTAAAGAGTTGTGTGCTAATGGTTGGAGAGGTGATAATGGTACCTTTCGACCAGGACACTTGATGGAGTTAGAACGTTATATACACAAACATCATCCTAGAAGTGGATTGAAAGGTGAACCacacatcaaaaataaaatcagataCTGGAAAAGATGCTATGGAAGTATAACTTTATTGAAGACTCGAAGTGGATTGGGATTTCAATATAGTGATGGAACTATAATAGTTGACGATCCAAAACATTGGATTGACTTTATAAAG ATTGATCCACAAGCCGGGAAAATGAATGCTAAGAAATGGCCAATGTTTGAGGATTGGGAAGAAATCTTTGGTAAGGATAGAGCAACAGGAGAGTTCGCTGAAGCGCCCCTAGATGCTACTGAAGAAATTCAAAAGAGTCAAGCTCCACAACATTCTAATGATATGAGTTTGGGATTTCCTATCGATGTTGAtcttgatgatgatgaagaagaagaagaaaatgtttACCATAGCTCTAAAGTTGGtactgaagaagctgaaaatgCCACTGGACAAGGTGAATTTGCTACAACTGAAGATTTCACCGAACCTAGTTCATTTACTAGAGCTGAAAATGTCACTGACCTAGCGTATTTAATGAAGGAGAAAATGTTGCTGGTTCTGAAAATGAACATGTTGGATCCCGAAAAAGTCATAAACAAGGTGAGTATTCAAAAAGATCATCTTCTAATGttaacgagaaagagaaaagcaagaaaaggaaaaaaatag
- the LOC104645322 gene encoding uncharacterized protein isoform X6, with protein sequence MNDQISSNKRSKKSSNTTPSTRRTWIPEEEQTLLEGLKELCANGWRGDNGTFRPGHLMELERYIHKHHPRSGLKGEPHIKNKIRYWKRCYGSITLLKTRSGLGFQYSDGTIIVDDPKHWIDFIKIDPQAGKMNAKKWPMFEDWEEIFGKDRATGEFAEAPLDATEEIQKSQAPQHSNDMSLGFPIDVDLDDDEEEEENVYHSSKVGTEEAENATGQGEFATTEDFTEPSSFTRAENVTDLAYLMKEKMLLVLKMNMLDPEKVINKVSIQKDHLLMLTRKRKARKGKK encoded by the exons ATGAATGATCAAATATCATCAAATAAGAGATCAAAAAAATCAAGCAACACAACACCTTCAACACGAAGGACATGGATTCCAGAAGAAGAACAAACTCTTTTAGAAGGACTTAAAGAGTTGTGTGCTAATGGTTGGAGAGGTGATAATGGTACCTTTCGACCAGGACACTTGATGGAGTTAGAACGTTATATACACAAACATCATCCTAGAAGTGGATTGAAAGGTGAACCacacatcaaaaataaaatcagataCTGGAAAAGATGCTATGGAAGTATAACTTTATTGAAGACTCGAAGTGGATTGGGATTTCAATATAGTGATGGAACTATAATAGTTGACGATCCAAAACATTGGATTGACTTTATAAAG ATTGATCCACAAGCCGGGAAAATGAATGCTAAGAAATGGCCAATGTTTGAGGATTGGGAAGAAATCTTTGGTAAGGATAGAGCAACAGGAGAGTTCGCTGAAGCGCCCCTAGATGCTACTGAAGAAATTCAAAAGAGTCAAGCTCCACAACATTCTAATGATATGAGTTTGGGATTTCCTATCGATGTTGAtcttgatgatgatgaagaagaagaagaaaatgtttACCATAGCTCTAAAGTTGGtactgaagaagctgaaaatgCCACTGGACAAGGTGAATTTGCTACAACTGAAGATTTCACCGAACCTAGTTCATTTACTAGAGCTGAAAATGTCACTGACCTAGCGTATTTAATGAAGGAGAAAATGTTGCTGGTTCTGAAAATGAACATGTTGGATCCCGAAAAAGTCATAAACAAGGTGAGTATTCAAAAAGATCATCTTCTAATGttaacgagaaagagaaaagcaagaaaaggaaaaaaatag
- the LOC104645322 gene encoding protein ALP1-like isoform X1 codes for MANIGVNMDLQPLSGIEYIILVEIVFQQVLVLIFCLFMASHGHSLRRRCRNRREVRYHMSVRVPKIISHLHYIINDNGSVCINKLRMDRNVFHTLVLLTKDIGGLTDSKSMSCCEKLAMFLNILAHHEKNRSIKVDYIRSGWSVSHAFNECLSAILKLTPLLLVNPKPVLEDEIEDRWKWFEGCLGALDGTYIPIRVPIQHKPRYRTRKGEIATNVLGVCDRNLNFTYVLPGWEGSAADGRVLRDAIVRRNGLKIHEGNYYLCDGGYTNGKGFLSPYRGYRYWLKDWRGDNPSPRCKEELFNMRHARARNVIERAFGLLKGRWGILRSPSWYSVKVHNRIISACCLIHNFIRREMEVDPLDIDVEEQMEYQHENIDVVESSEEWTTWRDELAQSMWNARF; via the exons atggCAAATATAGGTGTTAATATGGATCTTCAACCATTATCaggtattgaatatattattcttgtgGAGATAGTGTTTCAGCAAGTTCTTGTTCtcattttttgtcttttcatgGCTAGTCATGGTCATTCTCTAAGAAGACGATGTCGAAACAGACGTGAGGTTAGATATCATATGAGTGTTCGAGTTCCGAAAATCATTTCGCACTTACACTATATCATAAATGATAATGGTAGTGTATGTATCAATAAGTTAAGAATGGATAGAAATGTCTTTCACACTTTAGTTCTCTTAACTAAAGATATTGGAGGTCTGACTGATAGTAAAAGTATGTCATGTTGCGAAAAATTAGCaatgtttttaaatatcttgGCTCATCATGAGAAAAATAGATCCATCAAGGTAGATTATATTAGATCGGGATGGAGCGTAAGTCATGCTTTTAATGAATGCTTGAGTGCTATTCTCAAACTAACTCCATTGCTACTTGTTAATCCTAAACCGGTACTTGAGGATGAGATTGAAGATCGATGGAAATGGTTTGAG GGTTGTTTAGGTGCGCTAGATGGTACTTACATTCCCATTAGAGTTCCAATCCAACACAAACCAAGATATAGAACAAGAAAAGGAGAGATAGCAACTAATGTTTTGGGAGTTTGTGATAGAAATCTCAATTTTACTTATGTGTTACCTGGATGGGAAGGTTCAGCTGCCGATGGTCGTGTATTACGAGATGCTATAGTACGAAGGAATGGTTTGAAAATTCATGAGG gtAACTATTATTTGTGTGACGGAGGATATACGAATGGAAAAGGATTTCTTTCACCTTATCGAGGTTATAGATATTGGTTAAAGGATTGGCGCGGCGATAATCCATCGCCTCGTTGTAAAGAAGAGCTTTTCAACATGAGGCATGCTAGAGCTCGTAATGTAATTGAAAGGGCATTTGGTTTGTTGAAAGGACGTTGGGGAATTCTTAGAAGTCCTTCATGGTACTCTGTTAAGGTTCATAACAGGATCATTAGTGCTTGTTGtttgattcataatttcattcGTAGAGAGATGGAAGTGGATCCCTTAGACATTGATGTAGAAGAACAAATGGAGTATCAACACGAGAATATTGATGTTGTTGAATCGTCGGAGGAGTGGACCACTTGGAGGGATGAGTTGGCCCAATCAATGTGGAATGCAAGATTTTAA
- the LOC104645322 gene encoding protein ALP1-like isoform X2: MDLQPLSGIEYIILVEIVFQQVLVLIFCLFMASHGHSLRRRCRNRREVRYHMSVRVPKIISHLHYIINDNGSVCINKLRMDRNVFHTLVLLTKDIGGLTDSKSMSCCEKLAMFLNILAHHEKNRSIKVDYIRSGWSVSHAFNECLSAILKLTPLLLVNPKPVLEDEIEDRWKWFEGCLGALDGTYIPIRVPIQHKPRYRTRKGEIATNVLGVCDRNLNFTYVLPGWEGSAADGRVLRDAIVRRNGLKIHEGNYYLCDGGYTNGKGFLSPYRGYRYWLKDWRGDNPSPRCKEELFNMRHARARNVIERAFGLLKGRWGILRSPSWYSVKVHNRIISACCLIHNFIRREMEVDPLDIDVEEQMEYQHENIDVVESSEEWTTWRDELAQSMWNARF; encoded by the exons ATGGATCTTCAACCATTATCaggtattgaatatattattcttgtgGAGATAGTGTTTCAGCAAGTTCTTGTTCtcattttttgtcttttcatgGCTAGTCATGGTCATTCTCTAAGAAGACGATGTCGAAACAGACGTGAGGTTAGATATCATATGAGTGTTCGAGTTCCGAAAATCATTTCGCACTTACACTATATCATAAATGATAATGGTAGTGTATGTATCAATAAGTTAAGAATGGATAGAAATGTCTTTCACACTTTAGTTCTCTTAACTAAAGATATTGGAGGTCTGACTGATAGTAAAAGTATGTCATGTTGCGAAAAATTAGCaatgtttttaaatatcttgGCTCATCATGAGAAAAATAGATCCATCAAGGTAGATTATATTAGATCGGGATGGAGCGTAAGTCATGCTTTTAATGAATGCTTGAGTGCTATTCTCAAACTAACTCCATTGCTACTTGTTAATCCTAAACCGGTACTTGAGGATGAGATTGAAGATCGATGGAAATGGTTTGAG GGTTGTTTAGGTGCGCTAGATGGTACTTACATTCCCATTAGAGTTCCAATCCAACACAAACCAAGATATAGAACAAGAAAAGGAGAGATAGCAACTAATGTTTTGGGAGTTTGTGATAGAAATCTCAATTTTACTTATGTGTTACCTGGATGGGAAGGTTCAGCTGCCGATGGTCGTGTATTACGAGATGCTATAGTACGAAGGAATGGTTTGAAAATTCATGAGG gtAACTATTATTTGTGTGACGGAGGATATACGAATGGAAAAGGATTTCTTTCACCTTATCGAGGTTATAGATATTGGTTAAAGGATTGGCGCGGCGATAATCCATCGCCTCGTTGTAAAGAAGAGCTTTTCAACATGAGGCATGCTAGAGCTCGTAATGTAATTGAAAGGGCATTTGGTTTGTTGAAAGGACGTTGGGGAATTCTTAGAAGTCCTTCATGGTACTCTGTTAAGGTTCATAACAGGATCATTAGTGCTTGTTGtttgattcataatttcattcGTAGAGAGATGGAAGTGGATCCCTTAGACATTGATGTAGAAGAACAAATGGAGTATCAACACGAGAATATTGATGTTGTTGAATCGTCGGAGGAGTGGACCACTTGGAGGGATGAGTTGGCCCAATCAATGTGGAATGCAAGATTTTAA
- the LOC104645322 gene encoding protein ALP1-like isoform X3 encodes MSVRVPKIISHLHYIINDNGSVCINKLRMDRNVFHTLVLLTKDIGGLTDSKSMSCCEKLAMFLNILAHHEKNRSIKVDYIRSGWSVSHAFNECLSAILKLTPLLLVNPKPVLEDEIEDRWKWFEGCLGALDGTYIPIRVPIQHKPRYRTRKGEIATNVLGVCDRNLNFTYVLPGWEGSAADGRVLRDAIVRRNGLKIHEGNYYLCDGGYTNGKGFLSPYRGYRYWLKDWRGDNPSPRCKEELFNMRHARARNVIERAFGLLKGRWGILRSPSWYSVKVHNRIISACCLIHNFIRREMEVDPLDIDVEEQMEYQHENIDVVESSEEWTTWRDELAQSMWNARF; translated from the exons ATGAGTGTTCGAGTTCCGAAAATCATTTCGCACTTACACTATATCATAAATGATAATGGTAGTGTATGTATCAATAAGTTAAGAATGGATAGAAATGTCTTTCACACTTTAGTTCTCTTAACTAAAGATATTGGAGGTCTGACTGATAGTAAAAGTATGTCATGTTGCGAAAAATTAGCaatgtttttaaatatcttgGCTCATCATGAGAAAAATAGATCCATCAAGGTAGATTATATTAGATCGGGATGGAGCGTAAGTCATGCTTTTAATGAATGCTTGAGTGCTATTCTCAAACTAACTCCATTGCTACTTGTTAATCCTAAACCGGTACTTGAGGATGAGATTGAAGATCGATGGAAATGGTTTGAG GGTTGTTTAGGTGCGCTAGATGGTACTTACATTCCCATTAGAGTTCCAATCCAACACAAACCAAGATATAGAACAAGAAAAGGAGAGATAGCAACTAATGTTTTGGGAGTTTGTGATAGAAATCTCAATTTTACTTATGTGTTACCTGGATGGGAAGGTTCAGCTGCCGATGGTCGTGTATTACGAGATGCTATAGTACGAAGGAATGGTTTGAAAATTCATGAGG gtAACTATTATTTGTGTGACGGAGGATATACGAATGGAAAAGGATTTCTTTCACCTTATCGAGGTTATAGATATTGGTTAAAGGATTGGCGCGGCGATAATCCATCGCCTCGTTGTAAAGAAGAGCTTTTCAACATGAGGCATGCTAGAGCTCGTAATGTAATTGAAAGGGCATTTGGTTTGTTGAAAGGACGTTGGGGAATTCTTAGAAGTCCTTCATGGTACTCTGTTAAGGTTCATAACAGGATCATTAGTGCTTGTTGtttgattcataatttcattcGTAGAGAGATGGAAGTGGATCCCTTAGACATTGATGTAGAAGAACAAATGGAGTATCAACACGAGAATATTGATGTTGTTGAATCGTCGGAGGAGTGGACCACTTGGAGGGATGAGTTGGCCCAATCAATGTGGAATGCAAGATTTTAA
- the LOC104645322 gene encoding uncharacterized protein isoform X4, with amino-acid sequence MANIGVNMDLQPLSGVMNDQISSNKRSKKSSNTTPSTRRTWIPEEEQTLLEGLKELCANGWRGDNGTFRPGHLMELERYIHKHHPRSGLKGEPHIKNKIRYWKRCYGSITLLKTRSGLGFQYSDGTIIVDDPKHWIDFIKIDPQAGKMNAKKWPMFEDWEEIFGKDRATGEFAEAPLDATEEIQKSQAPQHSNDMSLGFPIDVDLDDDEEEEENVYHSSKVGTEEAENATGQGEFATTEDFTEPSSFTRAENVTDLAYLMKEKMLLVLKMNMLDPEKVINKVSIQKDHLLMLTRKRKARKGKK; translated from the exons atggCAAATATAGGTGTTAATATGGATCTTCAACCATTATCag GCGTAATGAATGATCAAATATCATCAAATAAGAGATCAAAAAAATCAAGCAACACAACACCTTCAACACGAAGGACATGGATTCCAGAAGAAGAACAAACTCTTTTAGAAGGACTTAAAGAGTTGTGTGCTAATGGTTGGAGAGGTGATAATGGTACCTTTCGACCAGGACACTTGATGGAGTTAGAACGTTATATACACAAACATCATCCTAGAAGTGGATTGAAAGGTGAACCacacatcaaaaataaaatcagataCTGGAAAAGATGCTATGGAAGTATAACTTTATTGAAGACTCGAAGTGGATTGGGATTTCAATATAGTGATGGAACTATAATAGTTGACGATCCAAAACATTGGATTGACTTTATAAAG ATTGATCCACAAGCCGGGAAAATGAATGCTAAGAAATGGCCAATGTTTGAGGATTGGGAAGAAATCTTTGGTAAGGATAGAGCAACAGGAGAGTTCGCTGAAGCGCCCCTAGATGCTACTGAAGAAATTCAAAAGAGTCAAGCTCCACAACATTCTAATGATATGAGTTTGGGATTTCCTATCGATGTTGAtcttgatgatgatgaagaagaagaagaaaatgtttACCATAGCTCTAAAGTTGGtactgaagaagctgaaaatgCCACTGGACAAGGTGAATTTGCTACAACTGAAGATTTCACCGAACCTAGTTCATTTACTAGAGCTGAAAATGTCACTGACCTAGCGTATTTAATGAAGGAGAAAATGTTGCTGGTTCTGAAAATGAACATGTTGGATCCCGAAAAAGTCATAAACAAGGTGAGTATTCAAAAAGATCATCTTCTAATGttaacgagaaagagaaaagcaagaaaaggaaaaaaatag